The following are encoded in a window of Nibricoccus aquaticus genomic DNA:
- a CDS encoding mechanosensitive ion channel family protein produces MFFSAAQVFAQSAAPAGGATEAANTTAAAAAVASGQVKMPETPEFIEHAVDVILEQFDVQNSENGPVRYIACAAILLITFIVCKVVVNILFAFLRKLTARTETTVDDKLFRAVQGPVTALILVVGSVAAIKALKLTPSADNMLGYMYTIAFSFVVFWFLLRIFNTVLDHLHEKAVAKKMGVAAFMPWIKKTLLAIFFVFGVLMIAQSLGADVKAFLAGLGIGGLAVALAAQDTIANIFGSVVVAVDQPFKIGETIQVAGTTGAVEDIGLRSTKIRRVDKALVVIPNKTVASESITNLARFTQRRVEQVLGLTYSTSAEQMEELVGEIRRLLLAEEEIDPTSVICYFRDFSASSLDIWLVYVVKDPDFHKHMQLRMRLNLAFIKAVETRGLSFAFPTQTVLFEGEIARKMAEKKKTEG; encoded by the coding sequence ATGTTTTTTTCCGCCGCGCAGGTTTTCGCGCAGAGCGCGGCGCCCGCAGGTGGCGCGACGGAGGCTGCGAACACGACCGCGGCTGCGGCGGCGGTGGCGAGCGGTCAGGTGAAAATGCCGGAGACGCCGGAATTCATCGAGCATGCGGTGGACGTGATTCTGGAGCAGTTCGATGTGCAGAATTCGGAGAACGGTCCGGTGCGTTATATCGCGTGCGCGGCGATTTTGTTGATCACGTTCATCGTCTGCAAAGTGGTCGTGAACATTTTGTTCGCATTCCTGCGCAAGCTGACGGCGAGGACGGAGACGACGGTTGACGACAAGTTGTTCAGGGCGGTGCAGGGGCCGGTGACCGCTCTGATCCTGGTGGTGGGCAGTGTGGCGGCGATCAAGGCGCTGAAGCTGACGCCCTCGGCGGACAACATGCTCGGGTATATGTACACGATCGCGTTCTCGTTCGTGGTATTTTGGTTTTTGTTGAGGATCTTCAACACGGTCCTCGATCATCTGCACGAGAAGGCGGTGGCGAAGAAGATGGGCGTGGCGGCGTTCATGCCGTGGATCAAGAAGACGCTGCTCGCGATTTTCTTCGTGTTCGGGGTGTTGATGATCGCGCAGAGCCTGGGGGCGGACGTGAAGGCGTTTCTCGCGGGTCTGGGCATCGGCGGACTCGCGGTGGCGCTCGCCGCGCAGGACACGATCGCGAATATCTTCGGATCAGTGGTGGTGGCGGTGGACCAGCCGTTCAAGATCGGGGAGACGATCCAAGTGGCAGGGACGACCGGGGCGGTGGAGGACATCGGGCTGCGCTCGACGAAGATCCGGCGGGTGGACAAGGCGCTGGTGGTCATTCCGAACAAGACGGTCGCGTCGGAGAGCATCACGAATCTCGCACGGTTCACGCAGCGTCGGGTCGAGCAGGTGCTGGGATTAACCTACAGCACGAGTGCGGAGCAAATGGAGGAGCTGGTGGGCGAGATCCGGCGGCTGCTTCTGGCGGAGGAGGAAATCGATCCGACGTCGGTGATTTGTTACTTCCGCGATTTCAGCGCCTCGTCCCTCGATATCTGGCTGGTCTATGTCGTTAAAGACCCGGATTTCCACAAGCACATGCAGCTGCGCATGCGGTTGAACCTGGCGTTCATCAAGGCGGTGGAGACGCGGGGGTTGTCGTTCGCGTTTCCGACGCAGACGGTGCTTTTCGAGGGCGAGATCGCGCGGAAGATGGCGGAGAAGAAAAAGACCGAGGGTTGA
- a CDS encoding TerC family protein — protein sequence MILAVIDQLPLWAWAAFMLFIVAMLALDLGVFHKNSHEIKTKEALIWCAVWFTLAMAFNAIIYFWRGPQPAMEFFTGYLIEICLSVDNVFVFILIFTFFKVPKIHQHRVLFWGIIGAVVMRALFIAGGIALLSTLDWVLYVFGAFLIFTGIKMALPKSEEADPEKNIAVRLVRKFFPVTPTFVGGKFFTTINGRRYATPLFIVLIAIETTDVIFAVDSIPAILGITKDGFIVFTSNIFAILGLRSLYFALSGSMQLFRFLGLGLALILIFIGVKMVLTWDLLGGHHVPIGLSLGVIGGIIAVSVIASLVFKEKKPDHPANLPGSPQ from the coding sequence ATGATACTCGCCGTCATCGACCAACTCCCCCTCTGGGCCTGGGCCGCCTTCATGCTCTTTATCGTCGCGATGCTCGCGCTCGATCTGGGCGTCTTTCACAAAAACTCCCACGAGATCAAAACCAAGGAAGCCCTCATCTGGTGCGCTGTCTGGTTCACCCTCGCGATGGCCTTCAACGCCATCATCTACTTCTGGCGCGGCCCACAGCCCGCGATGGAGTTCTTCACCGGATACCTCATCGAGATCTGCCTGAGCGTGGACAACGTCTTCGTGTTCATCCTCATCTTCACCTTCTTCAAAGTTCCCAAGATCCACCAGCACCGCGTCCTCTTCTGGGGCATCATCGGCGCAGTCGTCATGCGCGCCCTCTTCATCGCCGGCGGCATCGCCCTCCTCAGCACCCTCGACTGGGTCCTCTACGTCTTCGGCGCCTTCCTTATCTTCACCGGCATCAAAATGGCCCTCCCCAAATCCGAGGAAGCCGATCCCGAGAAAAACATCGCCGTCCGCCTCGTCCGCAAATTCTTCCCCGTCACGCCGACATTCGTCGGCGGCAAATTCTTCACCACGATCAACGGCCGCCGCTACGCCACCCCGCTCTTCATCGTCCTCATCGCCATCGAGACCACGGACGTCATCTTTGCCGTCGATTCCATCCCCGCCATCCTCGGCATCACCAAAGACGGCTTCATCGTTTTCACGTCCAACATCTTTGCGATCCTTGGCCTGCGCTCCCTCTACTTCGCCCTCTCCGGCTCCATGCAGCTCTTCCGCTTCCTCGGCCTCGGACTCGCCCTCATCCTCATCTTCATCGGCGTGAAAATGGTCCTCACCTGGGATCTCCTCGGCGGCCACCACGTCCCCATCGGCCTCTCCCTCGGCGTCATCGGCGGCATCATTGCCGTCTCCGTCATCGCCTCCCTCGTCTTCAAAGAAAAGAAGCCCGATCACCCCGCTAATCTGCCTGGCTCACCTCAGTAA
- the can gene encoding carbonate dehydratase, with protein MEDLSFLLDQNKAWAANITARDPEFFLKLSRQQKPDYMWIGCSDSRVPANELINVLPGEVFVHRNVANVVVHSDLNCLSAMQFAVDVLKVKHIIVCGHSGCGGVRAALKCERHGLVDNWIRHVQDVKDRHYCCIQAIPEESRKLDRLCELNVIEQVANVCQTTVVTSAWDRGQSLTVHGWIYGLKDGHLRDLQVTASGHESFEAAYRSSRSKLGSPVVD; from the coding sequence ATGGAAGATCTCTCGTTCCTGCTCGACCAAAACAAGGCCTGGGCGGCCAACATCACGGCCCGCGACCCGGAGTTTTTTCTAAAACTCTCCCGCCAGCAAAAGCCCGATTACATGTGGATCGGCTGTTCGGACAGCCGTGTGCCTGCGAATGAACTGATCAATGTGCTGCCCGGCGAAGTGTTTGTTCACCGCAATGTGGCGAATGTCGTCGTGCACTCAGATTTGAACTGTCTTTCGGCGATGCAGTTCGCCGTCGATGTGTTGAAAGTTAAGCATATCATCGTGTGCGGTCACTCGGGCTGCGGTGGTGTGCGCGCGGCTTTGAAATGCGAGCGTCACGGCCTCGTCGATAACTGGATCCGGCATGTGCAGGATGTGAAGGACCGGCATTACTGCTGTATTCAGGCGATCCCGGAGGAGAGCAGAAAGCTCGACCGGTTGTGCGAACTCAACGTCATCGAGCAGGTGGCAAATGTTTGCCAGACGACGGTTGTCACTTCGGCGTGGGACCGCGGACAATCACTCACCGTGCATGGCTGGATTTATGGTCTGAAGGACGGCCATCTCCGCGATTTGCAAGTGACCGCGAGTGGTCATGAGTCGTTCGAGGCGGCTTATCGGTCTTCGCGCTCGAAACTGGGTTCGCCGGTGGTGGATTGA
- a CDS encoding Hsp20/alpha crystallin family protein: protein MSLLNSLIPSFARPSLDSVADNSADAGVTPGVRPVYSVTESADAYSLTVQLPGVAKAGLSITDEDGVLTVRGERSWKQPAGWTSLYRESGERPFELSLQHDQSIDVDKIRAELVDGVLTATLPKAEARKPRKIAVA from the coding sequence ATGTCTCTTCTCAATTCTCTCATCCCCTCGTTCGCTCGTCCGTCCCTTGATTCGGTCGCTGACAATTCCGCCGACGCCGGTGTTACGCCCGGTGTACGTCCGGTCTACAGCGTCACGGAATCAGCAGACGCGTACTCGCTGACCGTTCAGCTGCCGGGCGTGGCTAAAGCCGGGCTTAGCATCACCGATGAAGACGGTGTGTTGACGGTGCGTGGCGAACGTTCCTGGAAACAGCCTGCGGGCTGGACCTCTCTTTATCGAGAGTCTGGTGAACGCCCCTTCGAACTCTCGCTGCAGCACGATCAATCGATCGACGTGGATAAAATTCGCGCCGAGCTGGTCGACGGCGTGCTCACAGCGACTCTGCCCAAGGCGGAGGCACGCAAGCCGCGCAAAATTGCGGTGGCTTGA
- a CDS encoding Hsp20/alpha crystallin family protein encodes MRIVRYSYPNNRFISSFRQSPWAGLEGEIDRLFESTLGHVVGAPASGRFPVDVFEDKENAYVRAELPGINRADLGVEVVDGYLNLKATRKTKSGESEETVALNRSVVLPENVDAEKVSAAYENGVLTVTLPKKEESKPKKIAVTVN; translated from the coding sequence ATGAGAATCGTACGCTATAGCTATCCAAACAATCGTTTCATCTCGTCCTTTCGGCAGAGTCCGTGGGCGGGTCTCGAAGGCGAAATCGACCGCCTTTTCGAGTCCACACTTGGACATGTCGTGGGCGCGCCTGCGTCCGGTCGTTTCCCGGTCGATGTCTTTGAAGACAAGGAAAACGCCTATGTGCGTGCCGAGCTTCCGGGTATCAACCGCGCCGATCTCGGTGTCGAAGTCGTCGACGGTTATCTCAACCTCAAGGCGACGCGCAAAACCAAGAGCGGCGAAAGCGAGGAAACCGTTGCGCTGAATCGCTCAGTGGTGCTTCCCGAAAACGTGGACGCTGAAAAGGTGTCGGCCGCTTACGAAAACGGCGTGCTCACCGTGACGCTTCCGAAAAAGGAAGAATCCAAGCCCAAGAAAATCGCGGTCACGGTGAATTAA
- a CDS encoding Gfo/Idh/MocA family protein codes for MSNTRLNWGIISTGRIASEFAVDVAKSEFSRVVAVGSRTQSSAGKFAAAHGGAMRAHGSYEALLADAEVEAVYIGTPHPQHLEWALRAVAAGKHVLCEKPLGMNKSETVRMVSAARAKGVLFMEAFMYRCAPQTAKVVEIIRSGVLGKIGMVQAAFGFWKPFDAAGRQFSKELGGGGILDVGCYPVSFSRLIAGAADGKLFADPVEFHGLGQVHPQTGIDVYAGAVAKFANGTVAVLSTGVGLRQEVGVRIYGTGGWLHVPAPWHPARHGGQTSLWLHKQGVEQPEEIAVKSPLPLYAVEADVFAKAVAAGLKEVPEMSLDDTLGNQATLDRWLADVGVTY; via the coding sequence ATGAGTAACACGCGTTTGAACTGGGGTATTATCAGCACGGGCCGGATCGCGTCGGAATTTGCGGTGGATGTGGCCAAGTCGGAGTTCAGTCGCGTGGTCGCGGTGGGAAGTCGGACGCAGTCGTCGGCGGGGAAATTTGCGGCGGCGCATGGCGGGGCGATGCGGGCGCACGGGAGTTATGAAGCGTTGCTCGCGGATGCGGAGGTGGAGGCGGTCTATATCGGGACGCCGCATCCGCAGCATTTGGAGTGGGCGCTCAGGGCGGTGGCGGCGGGGAAACATGTGCTGTGTGAAAAGCCGCTGGGGATGAATAAGTCGGAGACGGTGCGGATGGTCTCGGCGGCGCGGGCGAAGGGCGTGTTGTTCATGGAGGCTTTCATGTATCGGTGCGCGCCGCAGACGGCGAAGGTGGTGGAGATTATTCGCAGCGGAGTTCTCGGGAAAATCGGGATGGTGCAGGCGGCGTTTGGGTTTTGGAAACCGTTCGACGCGGCGGGGCGGCAGTTTTCGAAGGAGCTCGGCGGCGGGGGAATTTTGGATGTGGGCTGCTATCCGGTTTCGTTCTCACGGTTGATCGCGGGGGCGGCGGATGGAAAACTGTTTGCCGACCCGGTGGAGTTTCACGGGCTCGGGCAGGTGCATCCGCAGACGGGCATCGACGTGTACGCTGGCGCGGTGGCGAAGTTTGCGAATGGGACCGTCGCGGTGCTTTCGACGGGTGTCGGATTGAGGCAGGAAGTGGGCGTGCGTATTTATGGGACGGGCGGCTGGCTGCATGTGCCGGCGCCGTGGCATCCGGCGCGGCATGGCGGCCAGACGAGTTTGTGGCTGCATAAGCAAGGCGTGGAGCAGCCGGAGGAAATCGCGGTGAAGTCGCCGCTGCCGCTTTATGCGGTGGAGGCGGATGTTTTTGCGAAGGCGGTCGCGGCGGGGCTGAAAGAAGTGCCGGAGATGAGTCTCGACGATACGTTGGGGAATCAGGCGACGCTGGATCGGTGGCTGGCGGATGTGGGCGTGACGTATTGA
- a CDS encoding MalY/PatB family protein, whose translation MSFDFDTVHPRLGTDSQKWQKYEGKDILPLWVADMDFRSSPAIIEALHRRVDHGIFGYARPTKSEVSAVVDAMQRRYGWTIDPSWLVWLPGLVCGLNVTAQAFAQPGEEVLCNTPVYPPFMTAPRNSGRVSVTIPLALDSAARRWEIDWDAMERAVTPRTKLFFLCNPHNPVARVFRRDELQRIGEFCLRHNLILCSDEIHCDLILDDIPHIPTGLLGGEIANRTVTLMAPSKTYNVPGLGTSFAIISNPQLRATFVRATAGIVAEVTTLGFAACEAAYRDSEDWRQGLLAYLRGNRDFLLDFTARGLPGMKIEAPIEATYLAWFNIEALNLTDPVAHFEKHGVGLSEGAFFGTPRGKNIRLNFGCPRATLTEALTRMKRAVAAARSLAS comes from the coding sequence ATGAGCTTCGACTTCGACACCGTCCACCCACGCCTCGGCACCGACTCCCAGAAATGGCAGAAGTACGAGGGCAAAGACATCCTCCCACTCTGGGTGGCCGACATGGATTTCCGCTCCTCACCCGCGATCATCGAAGCGCTTCACCGCCGCGTGGATCACGGCATCTTCGGCTACGCCCGCCCCACCAAGTCCGAAGTCTCCGCCGTCGTCGACGCGATGCAGCGCCGCTACGGCTGGACCATCGACCCGAGCTGGCTCGTCTGGCTCCCCGGCCTCGTCTGCGGCCTCAACGTCACCGCCCAAGCCTTCGCGCAACCGGGCGAAGAAGTCCTCTGCAACACCCCGGTCTATCCGCCCTTCATGACCGCCCCGCGCAACTCCGGACGCGTCTCCGTCACCATCCCGCTAGCGCTCGATTCCGCCGCCCGCCGCTGGGAAATCGACTGGGACGCCATGGAACGCGCCGTCACCCCGCGCACCAAACTCTTCTTCCTCTGCAACCCCCACAACCCCGTCGCCCGCGTCTTCCGCCGCGACGAACTCCAGCGCATCGGCGAATTCTGCCTGCGCCATAATCTGATTCTCTGCTCCGACGAGATCCACTGCGACCTCATCCTAGACGACATCCCTCACATCCCCACCGGACTCCTCGGCGGCGAGATCGCCAACCGCACCGTCACGCTCATGGCCCCGAGCAAGACCTACAACGTCCCCGGACTCGGCACCTCCTTCGCCATCATCAGCAACCCGCAACTCCGCGCCACCTTCGTCCGCGCCACCGCCGGCATCGTCGCCGAAGTCACCACGCTCGGCTTCGCCGCCTGCGAAGCCGCGTATCGGGATAGCGAGGACTGGCGCCAGGGCTTGCTCGCCTACCTCCGCGGCAATCGCGATTTCCTCCTCGATTTCACCGCCCGCGGACTCCCCGGCATGAAAATCGAAGCCCCCATCGAGGCCACCTACCTCGCGTGGTTCAACATCGAGGCCCTCAATCTCACCGATCCCGTCGCCCATTTCGAAAAACACGGCGTCGGCCTCAGCGAAGGCGCCTTCTTCGGCACGCCCCGCGGCAAAAACATCCGCCTCAACTTCGGCTGCCCCCGCGCCACCCTCACCGAAGCGCTCACGCGCATGAAACGCGCCGTCGCTGCTGCTCGCAGCCTCGCTTCTTAA
- a CDS encoding thiol-disulfide oxidoreductase DCC family protein, which translates to MTTHVPETALRRTPLLMYDGTCGLCNACVRLLLRIDKAGTLRFAPLQGPTAQAILRERGLPTEDFDSLIFVPDFPRKDGPHWSRTDGVLQVLAELGGVWRVVSWLRVIPRWLRDPLYKVVARLRYRLFGEYRPRPLAKVEWAARFLP; encoded by the coding sequence ATGACCACCCACGTACCCGAGACAGCCCTTCGTCGCACGCCGCTGCTGATGTACGACGGGACGTGTGGACTGTGCAACGCGTGCGTACGGCTGCTGCTGCGTATCGATAAAGCGGGCACGCTGCGGTTCGCGCCCCTTCAAGGGCCGACGGCGCAGGCGATTTTGCGGGAGCGCGGGTTGCCCACGGAGGATTTCGACAGCTTGATTTTCGTGCCGGATTTTCCGCGCAAGGATGGGCCGCACTGGTCCAGGACGGACGGGGTGTTGCAGGTGCTGGCGGAGCTCGGCGGTGTGTGGCGGGTGGTGTCGTGGTTGCGGGTGATTCCGCGGTGGCTGCGCGATCCGTTGTACAAGGTCGTGGCGCGGCTGCGGTACCGGTTGTTCGGCGAGTATCGGCCGAGGCCGCTGGCAAAGGTGGAGTGGGCGGCGCGGTTTTTGCCTTAA